The proteins below are encoded in one region of Amorphus orientalis:
- a CDS encoding p-hydroxycinnamoyl CoA hydratase/lyase, giving the protein MTGKPGETRPSEQDRANGWGENVLVDIEDGIAWVTLNRPDKRNAINPGIVWEMNAVLDAVEEDDAVQVVVITGSGDAFSAGQDLKEYFREPDAGPPLDRERLYRANAAWQWRRMMYFPKPTIAMVNGWCFGGAFQVLIGCDLAIASEDATFGLSEINWGIIPAGIVTKSLAEVMSQRDAMYYIMTGETFTGAQAAEMKVVNMAVPASELRARTKKLADTLKEKNPFVLRSAKTAYHHVKSMPWDTALEYLMAKSDQTKYRDPERGDQKGMQQFLDDKSYRPGLQSYDRNR; this is encoded by the coding sequence ATGACAGGCAAGCCGGGGGAAACGCGACCCTCCGAACAGGATCGCGCCAACGGGTGGGGTGAAAACGTTCTCGTGGATATTGAGGACGGCATTGCCTGGGTCACGCTCAACCGGCCCGACAAGCGCAACGCGATCAATCCCGGCATCGTCTGGGAGATGAACGCCGTCCTCGACGCGGTCGAAGAGGACGATGCGGTCCAGGTGGTCGTGATCACCGGTTCGGGCGATGCATTTTCGGCCGGACAGGACCTGAAGGAATACTTCCGGGAGCCCGATGCCGGTCCGCCGCTCGACCGCGAACGCCTGTACCGGGCCAATGCCGCGTGGCAATGGCGCCGCATGATGTACTTTCCCAAGCCGACCATCGCGATGGTCAACGGCTGGTGCTTCGGCGGCGCGTTCCAGGTGCTGATCGGCTGCGACCTGGCCATCGCCTCCGAGGACGCGACCTTCGGCCTCTCCGAGATCAACTGGGGCATCATTCCCGCCGGCATCGTGACGAAGTCGCTCGCCGAGGTGATGAGCCAGCGCGACGCGATGTATTACATCATGACGGGCGAGACCTTCACGGGTGCCCAAGCGGCCGAAATGAAGGTGGTCAACATGGCCGTGCCGGCGTCCGAGCTTCGCGCACGCACCAAGAAGCTCGCCGACACGCTGAAGGAGAAGAACCCGTTCGTGCTCCGGTCCGCGAAGACGGCCTATCACCACGTCAAGTCGATGCCGTGGGACACCGCGCTCGAATATCTGATGGCGAAGTCGGACCAGACCAAATATCGCGATCCGGAGCGCGGAGACCAGAAGGGCATGCAGCAATTCCTGGACGACAAGTCGTACCGGCCGGGTCTGCAGTCTTACGACCGCAATCGCTAG
- a CDS encoding thioesterase family protein, with amino-acid sequence MEVWRGSVNSWECDQMGHLSARYYNALVRQGLVGIAAELGLPHAFRSDAGETLIVTEQHLRFLREARLSAPLHMTAGVLSVTDESMVVQFLLRHSLSGDLAATMRTTLVLADQVTGEARPIPIDVGRHAKTLAITVPEKAEPRSVSLDPVETMASLTAADQRGLMCASRGAFGVESCDVFGRLRLEGFLAAVTDGMPLVGATLRGDLADYLDLPAERIGGAMIEYRLLNHRYPKAGDRFELRSGLAGFDARTMRIVHWLLDPETGLPWFSGEGVTLSFDLEERKALSIPPEAQAAMQEIATPGLRL; translated from the coding sequence ATGGAAGTCTGGCGCGGGAGCGTGAACAGCTGGGAATGCGACCAGATGGGACATCTGAGCGCGCGCTACTACAACGCGCTCGTTCGGCAGGGACTGGTCGGAATTGCCGCAGAGCTCGGTCTTCCGCACGCCTTTCGCAGCGATGCCGGCGAGACGCTGATTGTCACCGAACAGCATTTGCGCTTTCTGCGGGAGGCGCGACTGTCAGCGCCGCTGCACATGACGGCCGGTGTGCTGTCCGTGACGGACGAAAGCATGGTCGTGCAGTTCCTGCTGCGTCACAGCCTATCCGGGGACCTGGCTGCGACCATGCGCACGACCTTAGTGCTCGCCGATCAGGTGACGGGTGAAGCGCGGCCCATCCCGATCGATGTGGGCCGCCATGCCAAGACGCTGGCCATCACGGTTCCGGAAAAGGCCGAACCGCGCAGCGTCTCCCTCGATCCGGTCGAGACCATGGCCTCGCTAACAGCAGCCGACCAACGGGGCCTGATGTGCGCAAGCCGCGGTGCCTTCGGCGTCGAGAGCTGCGACGTGTTCGGCCGATTGCGGCTCGAGGGGTTCCTGGCTGCGGTGACGGACGGGATGCCGCTCGTCGGCGCGACACTTCGCGGGGATCTCGCTGACTATCTCGACCTGCCTGCCGAGCGCATTGGCGGTGCGATGATCGAGTATCGGCTTCTCAACCACCGCTATCCGAAGGCGGGCGACCGCTTCGAGTTGCGATCCGGCCTGGCAGGCTTCGATGCGCGGACCATGCGCATCGTTCACTGGCTGCTGGATCCCGAGACCGGACTGCCGTGGTTCTCCGGAGAGGGGGTCACGCTGTCGTTCGATCTGGAGGAGCGCAAGGCGCTGTCGATTCCGCCGGAGGCACAGGCCGCCATGCAGGAGATCGCGACGCCCGGGCTCCGGCTCTGA
- a CDS encoding MarR family winged helix-turn-helix transcriptional regulator — protein MYLLNQANQAVRSQLEQALRTQSLTGIQYTVLSIVGSRTGISSAELSRRFFVTPQTMNEIVTGLEKRGLLKREASADNKRILTASLTGSGEETLKECDRIADEIEKSAFSDMSDNDFNDLRRILRGRLVALRGG, from the coding sequence ATGTATCTGCTGAACCAGGCGAACCAGGCGGTTCGCTCGCAGCTCGAACAGGCGCTCAGGACACAGAGTCTGACAGGCATCCAGTACACTGTGCTGTCGATCGTCGGGTCGCGGACCGGCATCTCCTCGGCCGAGCTCTCGCGCCGCTTTTTCGTGACGCCGCAGACAATGAACGAGATCGTCACGGGGCTTGAAAAGCGCGGGCTGCTGAAGCGCGAGGCCAGCGCGGACAACAAGCGGATTCTGACGGCATCGCTCACCGGAAGCGGGGAGGAGACGTTGAAGGAGTGCGACCGGATCGCCGACGAGATCGAGAAGTCGGCGTTTTCGGACATGTCCGACAACGACTTCAACGACCTGCGACGCATCCTGCGCGGACGGCTGGTCGCCCTGCGCGGCGGCTGA
- a CDS encoding TAXI family TRAP transporter solute-binding subunit, with protein sequence MKLQTKSVLRSITAGFAMSVAVAGSASAQLSVDRLTIATGPAGLYYSQIATALTTIIQEKTGIPATARPHGGTSQYLPQLHRGEILLGMNSGLDAYSAYAGKDPYPQAMDNIRAVSVIGQADYSFIARADSGIETVADVKGKRVITSYRTLALFDDVNRAILATAGLSEDDVIAVAETNVPSAIKALTEDRVDVTAAILGITAHREADAAISGGTRVVALGPDPAPIDSLRGFHVGTIEPGPGSVGVARPTRIAIYDSYLNTGVHADADDIYQIVRMTHENWAEMQKAVPALRGMTADQMMPERISHPFHEGAIRYFREIGLWTPEHDAQQAELLK encoded by the coding sequence ATGAAGCTGCAGACGAAGTCCGTCTTGCGCTCGATCACGGCCGGCTTTGCGATGAGCGTCGCCGTCGCCGGCTCAGCATCGGCACAGCTATCCGTCGACCGGCTGACGATCGCCACCGGTCCGGCAGGACTCTATTATTCCCAGATCGCCACTGCCCTGACCACCATCATCCAGGAGAAGACCGGCATTCCCGCGACCGCCCGTCCCCATGGCGGCACGTCGCAGTATCTGCCGCAGTTGCATCGCGGCGAGATCCTGCTCGGCATGAATTCCGGCCTCGACGCCTACTCAGCCTACGCCGGCAAGGATCCCTATCCCCAGGCGATGGACAACATCCGGGCGGTATCGGTGATCGGCCAGGCCGACTATTCCTTTATCGCCCGCGCCGATTCCGGTATCGAGACAGTCGCCGACGTGAAGGGCAAGCGCGTCATCACGAGCTACCGCACCCTTGCCCTCTTCGACGACGTCAACCGGGCGATCCTCGCCACTGCCGGCCTGAGTGAGGACGACGTGATCGCCGTCGCCGAGACAAATGTGCCGTCGGCAATCAAGGCGCTGACGGAAGACCGGGTCGACGTGACCGCCGCGATCCTGGGCATCACGGCACACCGAGAAGCCGATGCCGCCATCTCCGGCGGAACCCGCGTCGTCGCGCTCGGACCCGATCCCGCTCCGATCGACAGCCTTCGGGGCTTCCATGTCGGGACGATCGAGCCCGGTCCCGGGAGCGTTGGCGTGGCCAGGCCGACGCGGATCGCCATCTACGATTCCTACCTGAACACCGGCGTGCATGCCGACGCCGACGACATCTATCAAATCGTCAGGATGACCCATGAAAACTGGGCCGAGATGCAGAAGGCCGTGCCGGCGCTGCGCGGCATGACCGCAGATCAGATGATGCCGGAGCGGATCAGCCATCCCTTCCACGAAGGTGCGATCCGCTACTTCCGCGAGATCGGTCTCTGGACCCCTGAGCATGACGCACAGCAGGCCGAACTGCTGAAATGA
- a CDS encoding TetR/AcrR family transcriptional regulator: MAERSIRQTTDGRSVAARLPKAERRHQLLDTALAIVREEGTDRLSLGHLAERAGVSKPVAYDHFGDRSGLLIALYRWIDTERMNTFRDGLVSRNPNAAEAISELASAYIDCAVDTSGDFHAVGAALAGSDEKAVVLQELQDQAVEMFVAILAPHSDLRPPELERRSIGLVGAGDALSMAVLRGTCSRADATQTFSSLIATCI; this comes from the coding sequence ATGGCGGAGAGGTCGATCAGGCAGACAACCGACGGGCGGAGCGTGGCCGCGAGGCTTCCCAAGGCGGAGCGCCGCCATCAGCTTTTGGACACGGCCCTGGCGATCGTCCGGGAGGAAGGAACGGACCGGCTCAGTCTCGGCCACCTCGCCGAACGGGCCGGCGTGTCAAAGCCCGTTGCCTACGACCATTTCGGTGATCGATCCGGCCTGTTGATCGCGCTCTACAGGTGGATCGACACGGAGCGTATGAACACGTTCCGCGACGGCCTTGTCAGCCGGAACCCCAACGCTGCGGAAGCGATCAGCGAACTCGCGTCCGCCTACATAGACTGCGCCGTCGACACCTCCGGAGACTTCCACGCGGTCGGTGCGGCCCTGGCGGGGAGCGATGAGAAGGCCGTTGTCCTGCAGGAGCTCCAGGACCAAGCGGTCGAGATGTTCGTCGCCATCCTCGCGCCACACAGCGACTTGCGCCCCCCGGAACTGGAGCGGCGGAGCATCGGTCTCGTCGGCGCGGGCGACGCGCTCTCGATGGCCGTGCTCCGCGGAACGTGCAGCAGGGCCGATGCGACTCAAACGTTCTCATCTCTGATCGCCACCTGCATCTAG
- a CDS encoding TIGR03032 family protein, whose amino-acid sequence MSDPDKPQDEPDAAPAPGPAEAPPAADAPGAEAAQPPEALQTQVTCSRGFPQWLARHNCSLAFTSYQTGQLFLVGVLPNGALSLHQRNFIRAMGLLADSQRLLLAGLAQIWRFENVLAPNERANEHYDKLYVPRRGQTVSDLDVHELGIDAAGRLIFVNTKYSCLATDSAVHSFKPVWRPPFISKLAPEDRCHLNGVAMENGAPRYVTSVATTDIVDGWRSHRRDGGVVVDVETDAIVADGLSMPHSPRIHDGALWVLDSGNGYLTRIDRESGSRERVAFCPGFLRGLSFHAGHAVVGLSLARHEGVFSGLPLQEELETRGGEAWCGIQIVNQRNGDIVEWLRLEGGIRELFDVRVIPGVRCPMALPTFGPDLASFITIEAPDQPLSERGWHPATT is encoded by the coding sequence ATGAGTGATCCCGACAAGCCCCAGGACGAGCCCGACGCAGCGCCGGCACCTGGTCCTGCCGAGGCGCCGCCCGCCGCCGATGCGCCGGGCGCGGAGGCCGCCCAGCCGCCGGAGGCCTTGCAGACCCAGGTCACGTGCTCGCGCGGCTTTCCCCAGTGGCTCGCCCGGCACAATTGTTCGCTGGCCTTCACGTCGTACCAGACCGGACAGCTCTTTCTGGTGGGCGTGCTGCCGAACGGCGCCCTGTCCCTGCACCAGCGCAACTTCATCCGCGCCATGGGGCTTCTGGCCGATTCCCAGCGGCTGCTGCTGGCCGGCCTCGCCCAGATCTGGCGGTTCGAGAACGTGCTTGCGCCCAACGAGCGGGCGAACGAGCACTACGACAAGCTCTATGTGCCGCGCCGCGGCCAGACGGTATCCGATCTCGACGTCCACGAGCTCGGCATCGACGCCGCCGGCCGGCTGATCTTCGTCAACACCAAGTATTCCTGTCTGGCGACGGACAGTGCCGTCCACTCCTTCAAGCCGGTCTGGCGGCCGCCCTTTATCTCCAAGCTCGCGCCGGAGGACCGCTGCCATCTGAACGGCGTGGCGATGGAGAACGGTGCGCCGCGCTACGTGACCTCGGTGGCGACGACCGACATCGTCGACGGCTGGCGCAGCCACCGCCGCGACGGCGGCGTGGTCGTCGATGTCGAGACCGATGCGATCGTGGCGGACGGGCTGTCGATGCCGCACTCGCCGCGCATCCACGACGGTGCGCTCTGGGTGCTCGATTCCGGCAACGGCTATCTGACCCGGATCGACCGGGAGAGCGGCTCGCGCGAGCGGGTGGCCTTCTGTCCGGGCTTCCTGCGCGGGCTCTCTTTCCACGCCGGCCATGCCGTCGTCGGCCTGTCGCTCGCCCGGCACGAGGGGGTCTTTTCCGGCCTTCCGCTCCAGGAAGAGCTGGAGACGCGCGGCGGCGAGGCCTGGTGCGGCATCCAGATCGTGAACCAGCGCAACGGCGACATCGTCGAGTGGCTGCGTTTGGAGGGCGGCATCCGCGAGCTGTTCGACGTGCGCGTCATCCCCGGCGTGCGCTGCCCGATGGCGTTGCCGACGTTCGGCCCGGACCTGGCCAGCTTCATTACCATCGAAGCCCCCGACCAGCCGCTTTCCGAGCGCGGCTGGCATCCGGCGACGACCTGA
- a CDS encoding TAXI family TRAP transporter solute-binding subunit: MSIRAKSVFRSVVAAAVISIAFGQPASADLSVDRITVATGPAGTLYAQLGTALSTVIQDKTGVPSTARPHGGTSQYLPQLHRGEVFLGINSGLDANAAFTGKEPYPQAMDQVRAVLVLAQAKYSFISRAEDDIVTVADVKGKRVITAYRTLALFDDVNRAVLATAGLTEDDVQAVAETNVPSAIKALTEDRVDVTASILGIPAHREADAAIPGGTRVVALGPDDAPINALPSFHVGILEPGPAAVGVKEPTRVAIYDSYLNTGTHANADDIYTVVMTTYENWGDMQKAVPALRGMNRDDMVPAQISHPFHEGAIKAFKELGLWTPEHDQQQAKLLGQ; this comes from the coding sequence ATGTCCATCAGGGCGAAATCCGTCTTCAGGTCCGTTGTCGCGGCAGCGGTGATCAGCATTGCGTTCGGCCAGCCCGCATCGGCCGATCTATCGGTGGACCGCATCACCGTCGCGACCGGGCCCGCGGGCACGCTCTACGCGCAGCTCGGCACCGCGCTGTCGACGGTGATTCAGGACAAGACCGGCGTGCCGTCGACGGCGCGGCCGCACGGCGGCACCTCCCAGTATCTGCCGCAGCTTCACCGCGGCGAGGTGTTCCTTGGCATCAACTCCGGCCTCGACGCCAACGCCGCCTTCACCGGCAAGGAGCCGTACCCGCAGGCGATGGACCAGGTCCGCGCCGTGCTGGTGCTGGCGCAGGCGAAGTACTCGTTTATCTCCCGCGCCGAGGACGACATCGTCACCGTCGCCGACGTGAAGGGCAAGCGGGTGATCACCGCCTATCGGACCCTGGCGCTGTTCGACGACGTCAACCGCGCGGTGCTCGCGACCGCCGGCCTGACCGAGGACGACGTCCAGGCCGTTGCCGAGACCAACGTGCCATCGGCAATCAAGGCGCTGACGGAGGACCGCGTCGACGTGACCGCCTCGATCCTCGGCATCCCGGCCCACCGCGAGGCCGACGCCGCGATCCCGGGCGGCACCCGCGTGGTCGCACTCGGCCCGGACGATGCGCCGATCAACGCGCTGCCGTCCTTCCACGTCGGCATTCTGGAGCCCGGCCCGGCCGCCGTCGGCGTCAAGGAGCCGACCCGGGTCGCGATCTACGACTCCTACCTGAACACCGGCACCCACGCGAATGCCGACGACATCTACACGGTGGTGATGACCACCTACGAGAACTGGGGCGACATGCAGAAGGCGGTGCCGGCGCTGCGGGGCATGAATCGCGACGACATGGTTCCGGCCCAGATCAGCCATCCGTTCCACGAGGGCGCGATCAAGGCGTTCAAGGAGCTCGGCCTGTGGACGCCGGAGCACGACCAGCAGCAGGCGAAGCTGCTCGGCCAGTAG
- a CDS encoding NAD(P)-dependent oxidoreductase, with translation MSLNPILLVGGSGIVGEHTARSLRNAHPDVPLLIGGRDLDKAQRVADSVGHADSIAIDLSAGDLGIGDRPVGAVAVLFTDQRVAGLRFAQSRGVPYVNISPGIIELGPEVAAYIHRPDASAVVLGTEWLVGATSVPALAAATAFGHVEDIRIGALLDEDDAFGPAAEADLERQTKVMAAALERRGGAFVWRTGDATSSRFRAVDGTEMEASALSPNDLLGLSMATGAPNVRFDLAIGVSSSRRRGEPLSAEILIELSGTDPEGNPLEMRFSVVHPAGQMPLTGLGVAMVLESLTGLAGEAPTPPGLYFPCQLLDAGTYFARLQQVGGSIVDLEPDGKSGKAVSMEHIVANLRSAA, from the coding sequence ATGTCGCTCAACCCGATATTGCTGGTCGGAGGCTCCGGTATCGTTGGCGAGCACACCGCGCGGAGCCTGCGAAACGCACATCCCGATGTGCCACTGCTGATCGGAGGTCGTGACCTCGACAAGGCGCAGCGCGTGGCGGATTCGGTCGGACATGCGGACAGCATCGCCATCGATCTGTCGGCCGGCGATCTGGGCATAGGCGATCGCCCGGTCGGGGCCGTCGCGGTCCTGTTCACCGACCAGCGGGTCGCGGGCCTTCGTTTCGCCCAGAGCCGGGGCGTGCCTTACGTCAACATCTCCCCGGGTATCATCGAGCTGGGACCGGAGGTTGCGGCCTACATCCATCGTCCCGACGCCTCTGCGGTCGTCCTCGGGACGGAATGGCTGGTCGGAGCAACCAGCGTGCCGGCATTGGCCGCCGCAACCGCCTTCGGGCATGTCGAGGATATTCGCATCGGTGCCCTGCTAGATGAGGACGACGCGTTCGGCCCTGCCGCCGAGGCGGACCTTGAGCGCCAGACCAAGGTGATGGCTGCCGCGCTGGAGCGTCGGGGAGGGGCTTTTGTCTGGCGAACCGGGGACGCCACCAGCTCCCGGTTCCGGGCTGTCGACGGGACCGAGATGGAAGCGTCCGCCCTTTCGCCGAACGATCTTCTCGGACTGTCCATGGCGACGGGCGCGCCGAATGTCCGCTTCGACCTGGCGATCGGCGTCAGTTCCAGCCGTCGCAGGGGCGAGCCGCTCTCTGCCGAGATCCTGATCGAGCTCTCCGGCACGGACCCTGAGGGAAATCCATTGGAGATGCGGTTTTCCGTCGTGCATCCCGCTGGACAGATGCCGCTGACCGGCTTGGGGGTAGCGATGGTTCTTGAAAGCCTGACCGGGCTGGCCGGGGAGGCACCCACGCCGCCGGGCCTCTATTTTCCCTGTCAGCTCCTGGACGCTGGCACTTATTTCGCGCGGCTCCAGCAAGTCGGCGGGTCGATCGTCGACCTCGAACCCGACGGAAAGAGTGGGAAAGCGGTTTCGATGGAGCACATCGTCGCCAACCTCAGGAGCGCGGCCTGA
- a CDS encoding acetate--CoA ligase family protein, producing MSDSRSSIDRLLRPRSIAIVGASPEPFSLGNNVLSNFATFAYDGPLHLVSRKNAEIDGRRCVGSIDQLPSGIDLVGLVVPASVVTQSVAECAERDVGGVVVFASGFAELGEDGVRAQAEMARIAEDAGIALLGPNCLGFTNFVDGVPMTFERISPKVASGTGVAVVAQSGAMTGNIREALRSRGVPVSYAISTGNEAVTAAEQVMSALVEDPSVGSFAVFVEQIRDPGVFMECARRAWALDKPIVLMHPGRSERSREAAQSHTGAMAGDHAVMETFVRACGVTLADSFDELFDTTVLRHRYPQSRVEGLGIMTNSGAVRGFALDFGETVALPLPTLKAETGTALSELLPDFAVIDNPLDITAMGMSKPSLFGDTSAAMLADPGIDALLVAAMGGAPQQVMAKWKSLRPVLTTAEKPVALVFLGDELPMPAEFMDDIRASGVPFFRSPERAMRALANIARLDVVDDLPAVGVRTVDDTPAPEVVPEHRGKAILADVGFKVPAGRLATSAEEAVAAAAEIAGPVALKVQAASIAHKSDMGGVKLRLDGGDAVRAAWTEIESTVAKAAPGVPIDGMLVEEMAPPFPLEMVVSARRDPAWGVVVIAGLGGVFTELMRDIRMFPAGLSADRIRREIEALRGAPLLTGYRGGAALDVDAVVDVLDRLGRLLIDDPSLQEVEINPLAVYPRGEGVRILDVLMTRRTS from the coding sequence ATGAGCGACTCCCGTTCGAGCATCGATAGACTTCTCCGCCCGCGGTCGATCGCCATCGTCGGCGCATCGCCCGAACCGTTCAGCCTCGGCAACAATGTCCTGTCGAATTTCGCGACCTTCGCCTATGACGGCCCGCTGCACCTGGTGAGCCGCAAGAACGCCGAGATCGATGGGCGCCGCTGTGTCGGTTCGATCGACCAACTCCCCTCGGGCATCGATCTGGTTGGCCTGGTCGTCCCCGCCAGCGTGGTGACCCAGTCGGTGGCGGAATGCGCGGAACGGGATGTCGGTGGCGTCGTCGTGTTTGCGTCAGGCTTCGCAGAACTGGGCGAGGATGGCGTCCGCGCCCAGGCGGAGATGGCCCGGATCGCCGAGGACGCCGGCATTGCGCTCCTCGGCCCGAACTGCCTCGGCTTCACCAACTTCGTCGACGGGGTGCCGATGACCTTCGAGCGGATTTCGCCGAAGGTTGCCTCGGGCACAGGCGTGGCCGTCGTTGCCCAGAGCGGCGCGATGACCGGCAACATCCGCGAAGCGCTGCGCAGCCGCGGCGTACCGGTCTCCTACGCGATCTCGACCGGCAACGAGGCCGTCACCGCCGCCGAACAGGTGATGTCGGCCCTGGTCGAGGATCCGTCGGTCGGATCGTTCGCCGTGTTCGTCGAGCAGATTCGAGATCCCGGCGTCTTTATGGAGTGCGCGCGGCGCGCATGGGCGCTCGACAAACCCATCGTGCTGATGCATCCGGGACGGAGCGAGCGCTCCCGTGAGGCCGCCCAGTCGCACACCGGCGCCATGGCCGGCGACCATGCCGTCATGGAGACCTTCGTCCGGGCCTGTGGCGTCACACTGGCCGACAGCTTCGACGAGCTGTTCGACACCACCGTGCTGCGCCACCGCTATCCGCAGTCGCGGGTGGAGGGGCTCGGCATCATGACCAATTCGGGCGCCGTGCGCGGCTTTGCGCTCGACTTCGGCGAGACCGTCGCGCTGCCGCTGCCAACCCTCAAGGCGGAGACCGGGACAGCGCTTTCGGAGCTCTTGCCGGACTTCGCGGTGATCGACAACCCCCTCGACATCACCGCCATGGGAATGAGCAAGCCCAGCCTGTTCGGCGACACCTCGGCGGCGATGCTCGCCGACCCCGGCATCGACGCGCTGCTGGTCGCGGCGATGGGCGGGGCGCCGCAGCAGGTGATGGCGAAGTGGAAATCGCTGCGCCCGGTGCTGACCACGGCAGAGAAGCCGGTGGCGCTGGTCTTCCTCGGCGACGAACTGCCGATGCCGGCAGAATTCATGGACGACATCCGCGCCTCGGGCGTGCCGTTCTTCCGGTCGCCGGAACGGGCGATGCGGGCGCTGGCCAACATCGCCCGGCTCGACGTGGTCGACGACCTGCCGGCTGTTGGGGTCCGTACGGTCGATGATACGCCGGCCCCGGAGGTCGTGCCGGAGCATCGCGGCAAGGCGATCCTGGCCGACGTCGGCTTCAAGGTGCCGGCCGGGCGTCTCGCCACCAGCGCAGAGGAGGCGGTCGCAGCGGCGGCCGAGATCGCCGGCCCCGTCGCGCTGAAGGTGCAGGCGGCCTCGATCGCCCACAAGAGCGACATGGGCGGCGTGAAGCTCCGCCTCGACGGGGGCGACGCCGTTCGCGCGGCGTGGACCGAAATCGAGAGCACCGTGGCGAAGGCCGCCCCCGGCGTGCCCATCGACGGCATGCTGGTGGAGGAGATGGCGCCGCCGTTCCCGCTTGAGATGGTGGTCTCGGCGCGCCGCGACCCGGCCTGGGGCGTGGTGGTGATCGCCGGGCTCGGCGGTGTCTTCACCGAGCTGATGCGTGACATCCGGATGTTCCCGGCCGGCCTTTCCGCCGACCGGATCCGCCGCGAGATCGAGGCGCTACGCGGTGCGCCGCTGCTGACCGGCTACCGCGGCGGTGCAGCGCTCGACGTGGACGCGGTGGTCGACGTGCTCGACCGGCTCGGGCGGCTCCTGATCGACGATCCGTCGCTGCAGGAGGTCGAGATCAACCCGCTCGCAGTCTATCCCCGGGGCGAGGGTGTCCGCATTCTCGACGTCCTCATGACGCGGCGGACCAGCTGA
- a CDS encoding acyl-CoA dehydrogenase family protein has translation MDLGFSDEQTLLRDSVRRLMDRHAPPEMVARHDREGTYPYDLYRAWAEAGLFALPFSEADGGLGGSVIDLAIVGEEIAYTSADFYMAYAGGVFCGLNIARKGSEAQKARFLPPLIAGDLRMAISISEADAGSDVGAMRTRAVRDGDAWVVDGTKLWSTGAGVKNTLLNVYLKTDPSVSHRKGMSLVLIDNDAPGVELKKLDMLGRTATGTYEISFDGVRIGEDRIIGGVNGGWDCILSGLQVERIVSAAGNCGAARAVVDLAADYARTRTQFGKPIGSNQAIAHMIADMQTEVAAARALMWQAAWKVSAGEDALAEISMAKLFSSETYAKVANQGMQIMGAFGYSMEFPMQRHYRDSRSATIAAGSSQMQRNLIAGLMGLKVN, from the coding sequence ATGGACCTCGGCTTCTCGGACGAACAGACGCTTCTGCGCGACAGCGTGCGCCGGCTGATGGACCGGCACGCGCCGCCGGAGATGGTGGCGCGCCACGACCGCGAGGGCACCTACCCCTACGACCTTTACCGGGCGTGGGCGGAGGCGGGGCTGTTCGCGCTGCCCTTTTCCGAAGCCGACGGCGGGCTCGGCGGTTCGGTGATCGATCTCGCCATCGTCGGCGAGGAGATCGCCTACACCAGCGCCGACTTCTACATGGCCTATGCCGGCGGCGTCTTCTGCGGGCTCAACATCGCCCGCAAGGGGAGCGAGGCGCAGAAGGCGCGGTTCCTGCCGCCGCTGATCGCCGGCGACCTCCGGATGGCGATCTCCATCTCCGAAGCCGATGCCGGGTCCGATGTGGGCGCCATGCGCACCCGCGCGGTGCGGGACGGCGACGCCTGGGTCGTCGACGGCACCAAGCTGTGGTCGACCGGTGCCGGCGTGAAGAACACGCTCCTCAACGTCTACCTGAAGACCGATCCGAGCGTGTCGCACCGGAAGGGCATGTCGCTGGTCCTGATCGACAACGACGCGCCCGGCGTGGAGCTGAAGAAACTCGACATGCTGGGCCGGACCGCCACCGGCACCTACGAGATCAGCTTCGACGGGGTGAGGATCGGCGAGGACCGCATTATCGGCGGCGTCAACGGCGGCTGGGACTGCATCCTGTCGGGCCTGCAGGTGGAGCGCATCGTGTCGGCCGCCGGCAACTGCGGCGCGGCCCGCGCGGTGGTCGATCTCGCCGCCGACTATGCGCGCACCCGCACCCAGTTCGGCAAGCCGATCGGATCGAACCAGGCGATCGCCCACATGATCGCCGACATGCAGACCGAGGTGGCTGCGGCCCGGGCGCTGATGTGGCAGGCGGCGTGGAAGGTGTCCGCCGGCGAGGATGCCCTCGCCGAGATCTCGATGGCCAAGCTGTTCTCCTCGGAGACCTACGCCAAGGTCGCCAACCAGGGCATGCAGATCATGGGCGCGTTCGGCTACTCGATGGAGTTTCCGATGCAGCGCCACTACCGCGATTCCCGCTCGGCGACCATCGCGGCCGGCTCGTCGCAGATGCAGCGCAACCTGATCGCCGGGCTGATGGGTCTCAAGGTCAACTAG